The Sulfurihydrogenibium azorense Az-Fu1 genome contains the following window.
CCATGTATGGGAAAACTACTAAGTCTCTCGTTGGTATTAAAGGATACTTTGAAGGGAGCTCTAAAAATTTCTCTTCCATCTTACCTCCTGGTTTTGGTTTAAGGTATTAAGATTTTAAAACAAGTATCTATTATAAACTGATTTTTTGCTTTTGGTAAATATACTGTTAAAACGCCGTTTTCATATATAGCTTTGGCTTGATTTAGATTTATTGCTGAAGGGAATTTTATAGTTCTTTTTATAAAGCCGTTAAACCTTTCTACTATATGGTATCTTCCTTTTATAATTTGGTTTCTAAATGCTTTAATCGTAATTGAGTTTTCATCTCCTGTTATCTCTATGTCCTGTTTGTCAACACCCGGAATGTCAACTATAACAATGTAAGCTTCGTCGTTTTCTATAACGTCGATAGGAGGTTTTTCTATGTTAAGCAATTTTTTCTCCTTTTAGGTAATCTTCAAAATTTTTACCTTTATAAATATACTCAAGCATCTTTTTGTCTTCAAGGGATAAAACGGCTTTCTCAAGTAAGTCTG
Protein-coding sequences here:
- a CDS encoding Hsp20/alpha crystallin family protein; its protein translation is MLNIEKPPIDVIENDEAYIVIVDIPGVDKQDIEITGDENSITIKAFRNQIIKGRYHIVERFNGFIKRTIKFPSAINLNQAKAIYENGVLTVYLPKAKNQFIIDTCFKILIP